Proteins found in one Microbaculum marinisediminis genomic segment:
- the aspS gene encoding aspartate--tRNA ligase — translation MHAYRTHTCGALREADVDTTARLSGWVHRVRDHGGLLFIDLRDHHGITQCVADPDSPAFADAEMLRAEWVVRIDGKVRHRPEETVNPGLPTGAIEMFISEIEVLGAAAELPLPVFGEPDYPEETRLKYRFLDLRREKLHNNIVKRAQIISSLRRRMTDQGFIEFQTPILTASSPEGARDYLVPSRVHPGKFYALPQAPQQFKQLTMIAGFDRYFQIAPCFRDEDARADRSPGEFYQLDIEMSFVTQDDVFAAVEPVLRGVFEEFGGDKHVTGEFPRIPWWEAMRKYGTDKPDLRNPIVMQDVSKHFYGSGFRIFAEQLKDYASLDHVEEYDREHFYKNHCRVWAIPAKGGGSRAFCDRMNAWAQSEGQPGLGYIMFRDGEGAGPIAKNIGPERCEAIRQQLDLADGDAVFFAAGIPRNFADFAGRARKKVGEDLKLIDEDRFEFCWIVDFPMFEWNEEEKRVDFSHNPFSMPQGELGALEALDPLQVLAYQYDVVCNGVELSSGAIRNHKPEIMRKAFEIAGYGEEVLQEKFGGMLRALQYGAPPHGGIAPGVDRIVMLLCGEENLREVVMFPMNQQAQDLMMGAPSEVTNQQLRELHIRLAPPPKS, via the coding sequence ATGCACGCCTATCGTACCCATACCTGTGGCGCACTGCGCGAAGCCGATGTCGACACGACCGCGCGCCTGTCGGGCTGGGTGCATCGCGTTCGCGATCACGGCGGTCTCCTGTTCATCGATCTGCGGGACCACCACGGCATAACCCAGTGCGTCGCGGACCCGGATTCGCCGGCTTTCGCCGATGCCGAGATGTTGCGCGCCGAGTGGGTCGTGCGCATCGACGGCAAAGTCCGGCACCGGCCGGAAGAGACCGTCAATCCGGGGCTGCCGACCGGCGCGATCGAGATGTTCATCTCCGAGATCGAGGTGCTTGGCGCGGCCGCGGAGCTGCCGCTGCCGGTCTTCGGCGAGCCGGACTACCCGGAAGAGACCCGCCTCAAATACCGCTTCCTCGACCTGCGTCGCGAGAAGCTGCACAACAACATCGTCAAGCGCGCGCAGATCATCTCGTCGCTGCGCCGGCGCATGACCGATCAGGGCTTCATCGAGTTCCAGACGCCGATCCTGACCGCGTCGAGCCCCGAGGGCGCCCGTGACTATCTGGTGCCCTCGCGCGTGCATCCGGGCAAGTTCTACGCCCTGCCGCAGGCGCCGCAACAGTTCAAGCAGCTCACCATGATCGCCGGCTTCGACCGCTATTTCCAGATCGCGCCCTGTTTTCGCGACGAGGACGCGCGCGCCGACCGCTCTCCCGGCGAGTTCTATCAGCTCGACATCGAGATGAGCTTCGTCACCCAGGACGATGTGTTCGCCGCCGTCGAGCCGGTGTTGCGCGGCGTCTTCGAGGAATTCGGCGGCGACAAGCACGTGACCGGCGAGTTCCCGCGCATCCCGTGGTGGGAAGCCATGCGCAAATACGGCACCGACAAGCCCGATCTGCGCAATCCGATCGTCATGCAGGACGTCTCGAAGCACTTCTACGGGTCCGGGTTCCGCATCTTCGCCGAGCAGCTCAAGGACTACGCCAGCCTCGATCACGTCGAGGAGTACGACCGCGAGCATTTCTACAAGAACCACTGCCGGGTCTGGGCCATTCCGGCGAAGGGCGGCGGCAGCCGCGCCTTCTGCGACCGGATGAACGCCTGGGCGCAGTCCGAGGGGCAGCCCGGTCTCGGCTACATCATGTTCCGCGACGGCGAGGGCGCCGGTCCGATCGCCAAGAACATCGGCCCGGAACGGTGCGAGGCGATCCGCCAGCAGCTCGACCTTGCCGATGGCGACGCCGTGTTCTTCGCGGCCGGAATTCCGCGCAATTTCGCCGATTTCGCCGGCCGCGCGCGCAAGAAGGTCGGCGAGGACCTGAAGCTGATCGACGAGGATCGCTTCGAGTTCTGCTGGATCGTCGATTTCCCGATGTTCGAGTGGAACGAGGAGGAGAAGAGGGTAGACTTCTCCCATAACCCGTTCTCGATGCCGCAGGGCGAGCTCGGCGCGCTGGAAGCGCTCGATCCCCTGCAGGTGCTCGCCTACCAGTACGACGTGGTCTGCAACGGCGTGGAACTGTCCTCCGGCGCGATCCGGAACCACAAGCCCGAGATCATGCGCAAGGCCTTCGAAATCGCCGGGTACGGCGAGGAAGTGCTGCAGGAGAAGTTCGGCGGCATGCTGCGCGCGCTTCAGTACGGCGCCCCGCCGCATGGCGGCATCGCACCCGGCGTCGACCGTATCGTCATGCTGCTCTGCGGCGAGGAGAACCTGCGGGAAGTCGTCATGTTCCCGATGAACCAGCAGGCGCAGGACCTGATGATGGGGGCGCCCTCGGAGGTCACCAACCAGCAGCTTCGCGAATTGCATATTCGTCTTGCTCCGCCGCCGAAGAGCTGA
- a CDS encoding glycosyltransferase family 2 protein, with amino-acid sequence MSVTNDRRLPLSCFIIAVNEADRIGPVIESVVGWVDEVVVVDSGSTDGTQDLAANLGARVIHHDWPGFGPQKRYGEDQCRNDWVLNLDADEVMSEALIREIKALFEDGPPPHPFYRFRLRLVYPGDTRPRLWADYHNYVRLYDRRFGRFADSLVHDTVQTGDVKPIQLRGDAWHYSYRSFGFLVEKLNSYSDLQAKSIKKQSRLALTLRLPFEFPLAFVKYYIFRRHITGGRKGFAFAMINSFFRFLRIVKLLDAMDAARK; translated from the coding sequence ATGTCTGTAACGAACGATCGCCGCCTGCCGCTGTCCTGCTTCATCATCGCGGTCAACGAGGCGGATCGTATCGGGCCGGTGATCGAGAGCGTCGTCGGCTGGGTCGACGAGGTCGTGGTCGTCGATTCCGGCTCGACGGACGGTACCCAGGACCTCGCCGCGAATCTCGGCGCGCGCGTTATCCATCACGACTGGCCGGGCTTCGGACCGCAGAAGCGTTACGGTGAGGATCAGTGCCGCAATGACTGGGTGCTCAACCTCGACGCCGACGAGGTGATGTCGGAGGCGCTGATCCGGGAGATCAAGGCGCTGTTCGAGGACGGTCCTCCGCCGCATCCGTTCTACCGGTTCCGGTTGCGGCTGGTGTATCCCGGCGACACGCGGCCGCGGTTGTGGGCCGACTACCATAACTACGTCCGGCTCTACGACCGGCGTTTCGGCCGTTTCGCCGACAGTCTGGTGCACGACACCGTGCAGACCGGCGACGTGAAGCCGATCCAGTTGCGCGGAGACGCCTGGCACTATTCGTACCGGTCGTTCGGGTTCCTGGTCGAGAAGCTGAATTCCTACAGCGATCTGCAGGCCAAGAGCATCAAGAAGCAGAGCCGTCTGGCGCTGACGCTGCGGCTGCCTTTCGAGTTTCCGCTGGCATTCGTGAAGTATTACATTTTTCGCCGCCATATTACGGGCGGGCGAAAAGGGTTCGCCTTCGCGATGATCAATTCGTTCTTTCGGTTCTTGCGCATCGTTAAGCTTCTCGATGCGATGGATGCCGCCAGAAAATAG
- a CDS encoding ceramidase domain-containing protein, whose protein sequence is MEAGWTTPIDIYCERTDPAYWSEPVNAITNAAFLLAALAAYLRWKRAPGRDGPALALILILTAIGIGSFLFHTFADRWSVLADVIPITIFIYVYFFFAIRRFFAAGRAIALLVTAFFLAGSLVVDAIVPSHVLNGSVSYLPALVAILIVGALVIGQRPDIGWPVLAAGAIFLVSLTFRSVDMAVCDALPLGTHFLWHMLNALTLYILFRVLMDARHASPAA, encoded by the coding sequence ATGGAAGCGGGCTGGACGACGCCGATCGACATCTATTGCGAGCGGACCGATCCGGCATACTGGTCCGAACCGGTCAACGCGATCACCAACGCCGCGTTTCTTCTTGCCGCTCTGGCCGCCTATCTGCGCTGGAAACGCGCGCCCGGCCGCGACGGCCCTGCGCTGGCGCTCATCCTCATCCTCACCGCGATCGGCATCGGCTCCTTCCTGTTCCATACCTTCGCTGACCGCTGGTCGGTGCTCGCCGACGTGATCCCGATCACGATCTTCATCTACGTCTATTTTTTCTTCGCGATCCGCCGCTTCTTCGCCGCGGGCAGGGCGATCGCCCTCCTGGTCACGGCGTTTTTCCTGGCCGGCTCGCTCGTCGTCGACGCGATCGTGCCGTCGCACGTCCTGAACGGTTCGGTCAGCTACCTGCCGGCGCTGGTCGCGATCCTGATCGTCGGCGCGCTGGTGATCGGCCAAAGGCCCGATATCGGCTGGCCGGTCCTCGCTGCCGGGGCAATCTTCCTCGTCTCGCTCACGTTCCGCTCGGTCGACATGGCGGTCTGTGATGCCCTGCCGCTCGGGACGCACTTCCTCTGGCATATGCTGAACGCGCTGACGCTCTACATCCTGTTTCGGGTGCTGATGGATGCCAGGCATGCGTCCCCGGCAGCGTGA
- a CDS encoding EAL domain-containing protein: MVNKKAIKLVVVTCCLVIAGVPPLAFVRYLENHAVYSAEETLGDYAGRMVDHLEVTIDEGVLALTDLAANGVMACDSAAIDAMRRAIFDTYVLREIAVVDSDGNTVCADTIFKTERWTLSRQDTVNRAIDVSVVTDEQTFMRSLALRYRPSEDRALVAHFAPNSLGLDVLPDRWRSAGLARLTLLDGTEFQTVPNRIDTAFEQTGDMIGAMAVSNRYPLSVDVRVDRETVMRDYESLKAYALVAMSIFASIVLGVAVFIARQRPSASDDISQGLRAGEFIPYYQPVINLNTGRLEGCEVLVRRRRRDGTIQSPAAFIAQAEADGQIVPLTRQLMRLTIDDLGACYARRRGMSVAFNLCAHHFTNDQIVRDVEAIFAESPISPSQLILEVTERFPLDDTATAVRVIADLQAVGAKVALDDAGTGHSGLAMLHRLGMDIVKIDKLFIDPIQADTKNAPIVDSLVDLAKKLGMSVIAEGVETLDQVNYLRSHGVDSAQGYLFAPPLPAASYIALVEAMGSVSEEAEEPKTGMVA, translated from the coding sequence GTGGTGAATAAAAAAGCGATCAAGCTGGTTGTCGTTACGTGCTGCTTGGTCATCGCAGGCGTGCCTCCGCTTGCGTTCGTCCGCTACCTGGAAAATCATGCGGTCTACAGCGCCGAGGAGACCCTCGGCGACTACGCCGGCCGCATGGTCGACCACCTCGAGGTGACGATCGACGAAGGCGTGCTGGCGCTGACCGATCTGGCGGCCAACGGTGTGATGGCGTGCGATTCGGCCGCGATCGACGCGATGCGCCGGGCTATCTTTGACACCTACGTTCTGCGCGAGATCGCCGTCGTCGATAGCGACGGCAATACGGTCTGTGCCGACACGATCTTCAAGACCGAGCGGTGGACCCTGTCGCGGCAGGATACCGTGAACCGCGCGATCGACGTGTCGGTGGTTACCGATGAACAGACCTTCATGCGGTCGCTGGCGCTGCGCTACCGCCCGAGCGAGGATCGGGCGCTGGTCGCCCATTTCGCCCCCAATAGCCTCGGCCTCGACGTCCTGCCGGACCGCTGGCGCTCGGCCGGTCTGGCACGGCTGACGCTGCTCGACGGGACGGAGTTCCAGACGGTTCCGAACCGGATCGATACCGCGTTCGAGCAGACCGGCGACATGATCGGCGCGATGGCGGTGTCGAACCGGTATCCGCTGAGCGTCGACGTCCGCGTCGACCGTGAGACGGTGATGCGCGACTACGAGAGTCTCAAGGCATACGCGCTCGTGGCGATGAGCATCTTCGCCTCCATCGTTCTCGGGGTTGCGGTCTTCATCGCCCGGCAGCGCCCGTCCGCCAGCGACGACATTTCTCAGGGTCTCAGGGCCGGCGAATTCATCCCCTACTATCAGCCGGTCATCAACCTGAATACCGGACGGCTGGAGGGCTGCGAGGTGCTTGTGCGCCGCCGCCGCCGTGACGGCACGATCCAGTCGCCGGCGGCGTTCATCGCCCAGGCCGAGGCGGATGGGCAGATCGTTCCGCTGACCCGCCAGCTCATGCGTCTGACGATCGACGATCTCGGCGCGTGCTACGCCAGACGCCGCGGCATGTCGGTCGCGTTCAACCTGTGCGCCCACCACTTCACCAACGACCAGATCGTCCGCGACGTCGAGGCGATCTTCGCCGAATCGCCGATCAGCCCCTCGCAGCTGATCCTGGAAGTCACCGAGCGATTCCCGCTGGACGATACGGCGACGGCCGTCCGGGTGATCGCCGACCTTCAGGCGGTCGGCGCCAAGGTGGCGCTGGACGACGCCGGAACCGGCCACTCGGGTCTCGCCATGCTGCACCGGCTTGGCATGGATATCGTCAAGATCGACAAGCTGTTCATCGATCCGATCCAGGCGGACACGAAGAACGCTCCGATCGTCGACAGCCTCGTCGATCTTGCAAAGAAACTCGGCATGTCGGTGATCGCCGAAGGTGTCGAAACGCTCGATCAGGTAAACTACCTTCGCAGCCACGGGGTCGATTCGGCGCAGGGCTATCTGTTCGCCCCGCCGCTGCCCGCCGCGTCCTATATCGCGCTCGTCGAGGCGATGGGCTCGGTTTCGGAGGAGGCCGAGGAGCCGAAGACGGGGATGGTCGCCTGA
- a CDS encoding NADP-dependent malic enzyme, producing MADLSDELRRGALVYHRHPKPGKLEIRATKPLGNARDLALAYSPGVAVACEAIADDPAEAANLTARSNLVAVVSNGTAVLGLGAIGPLASKPVMEGKAVLFKKFAGIDVFDIEIDANTVDRMVDVISALEPTFGGINLEDIKAPECFEVEARLRETMNIPVFHDDQHGTAIIVSAAVRNALKLAGKSADQVKVVASGAGAAALACLNLMVESGVRRENIWVCDIDGVVYEGRSTSMDQWKAKFAQATDARTLADVIDGADIFLGLSVGGVLKPEMVKRMADKPLIMALANPVPEIMPEAALEARPDAMVCTGRSDYPNQVNNVLCFPFIFRGALDVGATAINERMKLAAVKAIADLAHEPSSDIAAKAMGGEARLFGADNLIPNPFDPRLILRIAPAVARAAMESGVATRPIEDFEAYNERLNRFVFRSGFVMKPIFVKAKANPKRVIYAEGEDERILRAAQVAIEEGIATPILIGRPHVVESRLERFGLSIRPGKDFEIINPEDDPRYRDYVDALVNLTGRKGVPLDHARTLVRTNATVIAALAVHRGEADAMICGLEGRYERHTRWIRDIVGLAEGVDDVSALSLVILPKGIYFIADTYVSYDPTAEEIADTARLAATYIRLLGIEPHMALLSYANFGAADTPNARKMRRALELLQQDNVDFEVEGEMQGDVALDQALRERIFPGSRLKGGANVFIMPNLDAANIAYQLIKGLADALPVGPILIGTAKPAHILTPSVTARGVVNMTAIAVAEAQQV from the coding sequence TTGGCCGATCTGTCCGACGAATTGCGTAGGGGGGCGCTGGTCTACCACCGCCATCCCAAACCCGGAAAACTGGAGATCCGGGCCACCAAGCCGCTGGGCAATGCCCGCGACCTCGCGCTCGCCTATTCGCCGGGTGTGGCGGTCGCCTGCGAGGCGATCGCCGACGATCCCGCCGAGGCCGCCAATCTGACCGCCCGCAGCAACCTGGTCGCGGTCGTTTCCAACGGCACGGCGGTCCTGGGGCTTGGCGCGATCGGGCCGCTGGCGTCCAAGCCGGTGATGGAAGGCAAGGCGGTCCTGTTCAAGAAGTTCGCCGGCATCGACGTCTTCGACATCGAGATCGACGCCAATACCGTCGACCGCATGGTCGATGTCATCTCGGCGCTGGAGCCGACCTTCGGCGGCATCAACCTCGAGGACATCAAGGCGCCGGAGTGCTTCGAGGTCGAGGCGCGGCTGCGCGAGACCATGAACATTCCCGTCTTCCACGACGACCAGCACGGCACCGCGATCATCGTCAGTGCGGCCGTCCGCAATGCCCTGAAGCTGGCCGGCAAGTCTGCCGATCAGGTCAAGGTTGTCGCCTCCGGCGCCGGGGCCGCGGCGCTCGCCTGCCTCAATCTCATGGTCGAATCCGGCGTGCGCCGGGAGAACATCTGGGTCTGCGACATCGATGGCGTGGTCTACGAGGGCCGGTCGACCAGCATGGACCAGTGGAAGGCGAAGTTCGCCCAGGCGACCGACGCGCGCACGCTCGCCGACGTCATCGACGGCGCCGATATCTTCCTGGGCCTGTCGGTGGGGGGCGTTCTCAAGCCCGAGATGGTCAAGCGGATGGCGGACAAGCCGCTGATCATGGCGCTCGCCAACCCGGTGCCGGAGATCATGCCCGAGGCGGCGCTGGAGGCGCGGCCGGACGCCATGGTGTGCACCGGACGCTCCGACTATCCCAACCAGGTCAACAACGTCCTGTGTTTCCCCTTCATCTTCCGCGGGGCGCTGGATGTCGGGGCAACCGCCATCAACGAACGGATGAAGCTCGCCGCGGTCAAGGCGATCGCCGATCTCGCGCACGAGCCGTCTTCGGACATCGCCGCCAAGGCGATGGGCGGCGAGGCCCGGCTGTTCGGCGCCGACAACCTGATCCCCAATCCGTTCGATCCGCGCCTGATCCTGCGCATCGCCCCTGCGGTCGCGCGCGCCGCCATGGAGAGCGGTGTGGCCACCCGGCCGATCGAGGATTTCGAGGCCTACAACGAGCGCCTGAACCGCTTCGTGTTCCGCTCGGGCTTCGTGATGAAGCCGATCTTCGTGAAGGCCAAGGCCAATCCGAAACGGGTAATCTACGCGGAGGGCGAGGACGAGCGCATCCTGCGCGCGGCCCAGGTCGCGATCGAGGAGGGCATCGCCACCCCGATCCTGATCGGCCGGCCGCACGTGGTCGAGAGCCGGCTCGAGCGCTTCGGGCTGTCGATCCGTCCCGGCAAGGACTTCGAGATCATCAATCCGGAGGACGATCCGCGCTATCGCGACTATGTCGACGCGCTGGTGAACCTGACCGGTCGCAAGGGGGTGCCGCTCGATCACGCCCGCACGCTGGTGCGCACCAATGCCACGGTCATCGCCGCGCTTGCCGTCCATCGCGGCGAGGCCGACGCGATGATCTGCGGGCTCGAGGGCCGCTACGAGCGTCACACGCGCTGGATTCGCGACATCGTCGGGCTGGCGGAGGGGGTCGACGACGTCTCGGCTCTGAGCCTGGTGATCCTGCCCAAGGGCATCTACTTCATCGCCGACACCTATGTGAGCTACGACCCGACCGCGGAGGAGATTGCGGATACGGCGCGTCTGGCCGCGACTTATATCCGCCTTCTCGGCATCGAGCCGCACATGGCGCTGCTGTCCTACGCCAATTTCGGTGCCGCCGACACGCCGAACGCGCGCAAGATGCGGCGCGCGCTCGAGCTGCTGCAACAGGACAACGTCGACTTCGAGGTCGAAGGCGAGATGCAGGGCGACGTCGCGCTCGACCAGGCCCTGCGTGAGCGCATCTTCCCGGGCTCCCGCCTGAAGGGCGGGGCCAACGTCTTCATCATGCCGAACCTCGATGCCGCCAACATCGCCTATCAGCTGATCAAGGGGCTGGCCGACGCGTTGCCGGTCGGGCCGATCCTGATCGGAACTGCGAAACCGGCGCATATCCTCACCCCGTCGGTAACCGCGCGCGGCGTGGTGAACATGACGGCCATCGCCGTCGCCGAGGCCCAGCAGGTCTGA